A single genomic interval of Bradyrhizobium sp. sBnM-33 harbors:
- a CDS encoding nucleotidyl transferase AbiEii/AbiGii toxin family protein: MVASRETLQDIAAERQLQPATLERVIRLIDILDAFGADTLIGPRVALKGGTALNVFHSDLDRLSVDIDVNYVGAVDKEQMDADRPGLEDRIERLMESKGYVARREPSEHAGGKWIYRYASALGGAGTIEIDINYLYRGPLYGVDRMPSVAIGSYQATNVPVLDIHEIVAGKMVALITRRTARDLFDAHRIIAMPSLDWAKIKAATLMIGASAKSFDWRTASHEEIGCEVGDITGKLTMCLHDRYFDSFGGPAAWIESVTTECREKLAPLFKFTAGEGAFLDAVLDRGEIAASSLEVPANVRASIEASPALRWKAQNVKAWKSGDKLLRHVQDEQRGHVERL, translated from the coding sequence ATGGTCGCGTCGCGAGAAACGCTTCAGGACATCGCGGCCGAGCGGCAGCTCCAGCCCGCGACGCTGGAGCGTGTGATCCGGCTGATCGACATTCTCGATGCCTTCGGCGCCGACACGCTGATCGGGCCGCGCGTCGCCTTGAAGGGCGGCACGGCACTCAACGTCTTTCATTCCGATCTGGACCGCCTCTCTGTCGATATCGACGTCAACTATGTCGGCGCGGTCGACAAGGAACAGATGGACGCCGACCGCCCGGGATTGGAAGACCGGATCGAGCGCTTGATGGAATCGAAAGGGTACGTCGCGCGGCGTGAGCCGTCCGAGCACGCTGGCGGCAAATGGATTTATCGCTACGCCTCTGCGCTGGGCGGCGCGGGGACCATCGAGATCGATATCAATTATCTCTACCGCGGCCCGCTCTACGGCGTGGATCGCATGCCATCGGTGGCAATCGGATCCTACCAGGCCACGAATGTTCCGGTCCTCGATATCCACGAGATCGTCGCCGGCAAGATGGTCGCGCTGATCACGCGGCGCACCGCGCGCGATCTGTTCGACGCCCACCGGATCATCGCCATGCCGTCTCTCGACTGGGCGAAGATCAAGGCGGCCACCTTGATGATCGGTGCGAGCGCCAAGAGCTTCGACTGGCGCACAGCCTCGCACGAGGAGATCGGATGCGAGGTCGGCGACATTACCGGCAAGCTGACCATGTGCCTGCACGATCGGTATTTCGACAGCTTTGGCGGCCCAGCAGCTTGGATCGAGAGCGTCACGACCGAATGCCGGGAGAAGCTCGCGCCGCTGTTTAAGTTCACAGCAGGGGAGGGCGCATTTTTGGATGCCGTGCTGGACCGGGGTGAGATCGCCGCGTCTTCTCTGGAGGTGCCAGCAAACGTGCGCGCCTCGATAGAAGCCAGTCCGGCCCTGCGGTGGAAAGCGCAGAATGTCAAAGCTTGGAAATCTGGCGACAAGTTGCTGCGCCACGTACAAGACGAGCAGCGCGGCCACGTGGAGAGACTCTAG
- a CDS encoding DNA-binding protein gives MSCTSSLIDIADPLILDTSVLINLHACKYGERILASIPNDVVVSEIVAGELEHETSRQNGEHRFLFDLVTRGIVTLATMTDAEYEIFHELTSTSPSLDDGEAATIAIAAARFFLPVIDERRGRSRASALLKTRNPGWSLDILRHPTAIAVLGDQPVIEAMYLALRDGRMRIPLERVEGVIALIGMERSRDCTCLPGYRERIFDERSGAAAVNSADSAKLPNLK, from the coding sequence ATGAGTTGCACAAGCTCCCTGATTGATATCGCGGATCCGCTGATTCTCGACACAAGTGTTCTGATCAACCTTCACGCTTGCAAATATGGCGAGCGCATCCTCGCGTCCATTCCCAATGATGTCGTCGTGTCCGAGATCGTGGCTGGAGAGCTGGAGCACGAGACGAGCCGGCAGAACGGCGAGCACCGCTTTCTGTTTGATCTCGTGACGCGTGGAATCGTAACGCTCGCCACTATGACCGACGCCGAGTACGAGATTTTTCATGAACTCACGTCTACCTCGCCCTCCCTTGACGACGGCGAAGCTGCAACGATCGCCATCGCGGCAGCAAGATTTTTCCTGCCGGTTATCGATGAACGGCGCGGACGAAGCCGCGCCAGCGCGCTATTGAAAACGCGAAATCCAGGCTGGTCGTTAGACATCTTACGTCATCCAACGGCCATCGCGGTCCTCGGCGACCAACCTGTCATCGAAGCGATGTATCTCGCTCTTCGCGACGGGCGCATGCGAATTCCATTAGAAAGAGTGGAAGGCGTTATCGCACTTATAGGGATGGAGCGTTCACGCGATTGCACTTGCCTCCCTGGGTATCGAGAGCGAATTTTCGACGAGCGCTCTGGGGCCGCCGCTGTAAATTCTGCCGACAGCGCGAAGCTCCCGAATCTAAAGTGA
- a CDS encoding type IV toxin-antitoxin system AbiEi family antitoxin, with protein MQPRQHKTASFLSAHPVFTRAEFAAAFGHPASAANVTSLLRHHLRAGNIKRVSREVFAAVPAHMAAERMVIDRFAAASKLRPDGVLGFHSALELHGIAYSEFNEVQLISAGRTERVDLPFGACRFVTPAKALAATGKANYLTATMDRQGVTVRVTAVERTVVDVLHRPELAGGGEEVLKSLDLVRYLDPAKVADYVELLDNRSLASVSGWWLEKRRAALGVSDDVLARLRTRLPRSKHYALGAEPGHAVLVEPWRVLLPAQAVDAAFEGV; from the coding sequence ATGCAACCCCGCCAGCACAAAACGGCCAGCTTCCTGTCGGCTCATCCGGTCTTCACCCGGGCTGAGTTCGCGGCGGCCTTCGGCCATCCGGCGAGCGCGGCCAATGTCACCAGCCTGCTTAGGCATCACCTGCGCGCTGGCAACATTAAGCGGGTCAGTCGCGAGGTGTTTGCCGCAGTGCCGGCCCACATGGCGGCGGAGCGGATGGTGATCGACCGCTTCGCCGCGGCGAGCAAGCTGCGTCCCGATGGGGTCCTGGGATTTCACTCAGCCCTTGAGCTGCACGGCATAGCCTATTCCGAGTTCAACGAGGTTCAGCTTATCAGCGCCGGACGGACCGAACGCGTGGACCTGCCATTTGGTGCTTGCCGCTTCGTCACGCCGGCGAAGGCGTTGGCGGCGACAGGCAAGGCCAACTACCTGACCGCGACTATGGACCGGCAGGGAGTGACGGTCCGTGTGACGGCGGTCGAACGCACGGTCGTCGATGTCCTACATCGGCCAGAACTCGCGGGCGGCGGCGAGGAAGTTCTGAAGTCGCTGGATCTGGTGCGCTATCTCGATCCGGCGAAGGTCGCCGACTATGTCGAGCTGCTGGATAATCGGTCGCTCGCCTCGGTTTCCGGCTGGTGGCTCGAGAAGCGGCGCGCCGCGCTCGGCGTCTCCGACGATGTCCTGGCGCGCCTGCGAACACGGCTTCCACGATCAAAGCATTATGCGCTGGGTGCGGAACCCGGTCATGCGGTGCTCGTCGAGCCATGGCGCGTGCTTCTCCCAGCGCAGGCGGTCGACGCCGCCTTTGAAGGCGTTTGA
- a CDS encoding helix-turn-helix domain-containing protein translates to MADLNELSAQEIGRRLRIARENADVRQDDAAQVIGMSRPTLVSIEKGVRRVRIQEIQTLARHYGVSVNALLRREAVHTDLMPRFRKLRETEDAHTTEAVQLFNDLIKADVEMENILGIQRRRNYPPEHGINEGDVAALAEKHAKELRDWLGLGPGPIADIFSVIELGLGIRLYQRRLSSSSKVAGLFTYDESVGACILLNANHPLPRRIQSAAHEVGHFYGTRRIPEVLEDDEKFLSRDERYANVFGRAFLTPAESFSESFRQLKEITGKTTRRLIILLAQQYNISRQACGLRLEELGLAKKGTWAWFENNGGITDDNVREVLGEMADRRDPAKSDADRPISHRLSLMAHAAWKRELMSEGQLAELLKVGRVELRGVIDQIELEERDTDELHKLPD, encoded by the coding sequence ATGGCTGATCTGAATGAGCTGAGCGCACAGGAAATAGGACGCCGCCTGCGGATAGCACGGGAGAACGCAGACGTCCGCCAGGATGACGCGGCCCAGGTCATCGGCATGTCCCGCCCCACCCTTGTATCCATCGAGAAGGGCGTGCGCCGTGTGCGCATCCAGGAAATCCAGACGCTCGCGCGCCACTACGGCGTATCGGTCAACGCCCTCCTCCGCCGCGAGGCAGTGCATACCGATCTGATGCCTCGGTTCCGCAAGTTGCGGGAGACGGAGGACGCGCACACCACTGAAGCCGTTCAGCTATTCAACGACCTGATTAAAGCGGACGTTGAAATGGAGAATATCCTCGGCATCCAGCGACGTCGAAATTACCCCCCGGAACACGGTATAAACGAGGGCGACGTTGCGGCCCTCGCAGAAAAGCATGCCAAGGAATTGCGCGACTGGCTGGGTCTCGGTCCGGGGCCGATCGCCGACATCTTCTCGGTCATCGAACTGGGTCTTGGCATCCGATTGTATCAGCGTCGTCTCTCATCCAGTTCAAAGGTTGCTGGCCTCTTCACCTACGATGAAAGTGTCGGCGCCTGCATACTTCTAAACGCCAACCACCCATTGCCGCGGCGCATCCAGTCCGCGGCGCATGAGGTCGGCCACTTCTATGGTACCCGTCGGATTCCCGAAGTGCTCGAAGACGATGAGAAGTTCCTCTCACGCGATGAACGCTATGCCAACGTCTTTGGCCGTGCATTCCTGACGCCAGCCGAGAGCTTCTCGGAAAGCTTCCGCCAACTGAAGGAGATCACCGGCAAAACGACCCGGCGCCTGATCATTCTCCTCGCCCAGCAATATAATATCTCGCGCCAAGCCTGCGGGCTGCGGCTCGAGGAATTGGGCCTTGCCAAGAAAGGCACTTGGGCATGGTTCGAAAACAACGGCGGCATCACCGATGACAATGTCCGAGAGGTCCTCGGCGAAATGGCCGATCGCCGCGATCCCGCAAAGAGCGACGCGGACCGACCCATCTCCCACCGCCTGAGCCTGATGGCGCATGCCGCCTGGAAGCGCGAGCTCATGTCGGAAGGACAATTGGCGGAGCTGCTGAAGGTGGGCCGAGTGGAGCTTCGCGGCGTTATCGACCAGATCGAGCTTGAGGAAAGAGACACGGATGAGTTGCACAAGCTCCCTGATTGA